A stretch of the Paucidesulfovibrio longus DSM 6739 genome encodes the following:
- a CDS encoding ferredoxin has protein sequence MSESESKRHVTLNLEHCHGCMGCVEMCPEVVGWNDANDRPYLKRLDVTEEEIREAMACCPKDCFESEED, from the coding sequence ATGTCCGAATCCGAAAGCAAGCGCCACGTGACCCTGAATCTGGAACATTGCCACGGCTGCATGGGCTGCGTTGAGATGTGTCCGGAAGTCGTCGGCTGGAACGATGCCAACGACCGCCCATATCTGAAGCGCCTGGACGTGACGGAAGAAGAAATCCGGGAAGCCATGGCCTGTTGTCCCAAGGATTGTTTCGAATCCGAAGAGGACTAG
- a CDS encoding HU family DNA-binding protein, protein MTKQELAKALAARAGLDSVAQGDKVIDVVLESIKDELAAGGTVPLRGFGTFSTSERKARTGRNPQTGEPLLIEARRVAKFSPGSELKKAASCHFGPDWLKFKDICLLAGDLRGKIESKIKNADQLGKDAKQYLYKAQAMYENVSEQIKKASDSSGKAWVDVKDGLGKAFGELKDAWEKAMKHF, encoded by the coding sequence ATGACCAAGCAGGAATTGGCCAAAGCCCTGGCCGCGAGGGCCGGGCTGGATTCGGTCGCCCAGGGCGACAAGGTGATCGACGTCGTATTGGAATCCATCAAGGATGAGTTGGCAGCGGGCGGCACCGTTCCCCTCAGGGGATTCGGCACGTTTTCAACCTCGGAAAGAAAAGCCCGCACCGGACGCAACCCCCAGACCGGGGAACCCTTGCTGATTGAGGCTCGCCGGGTGGCCAAGTTTTCACCGGGCAGCGAATTGAAGAAAGCCGCCTCCTGCCATTTCGGTCCGGACTGGCTCAAGTTCAAGGATATCTGCCTTCTGGCGGGCGACTTGAGGGGCAAGATCGAATCCAAGATCAAGAATGCCGACCAGCTCGGCAAGGACGCCAAGCAATACCTCTACAAGGCCCAAGCCATGTACGAGAACGTCAGCGAGCAGATCAAGAAGGCTTCCGACTCCAGCGGCAAGGCTTGGGTGGACGTCAAGGATGGTCTTGGCAAGGCCTTTGGCGAGCTGAAGGACGCCTGGGAAAAGGCCATGAAGCATTTTTAG